The segment TTGTGGTAGCGACATCTTTTACCAAATCGAGATCAACTGCGGCAAGTGCTGATTTACTGCCCGCCTTGCGTTTTGTCGTTCCTAAACAAATAAAACCATATTGCGGCTGAGGCGTTTCGTGCTCCCAGCTATTTATCCGAAGAAGCGGATCAATGATTTGGTGTAATTTACTGCTGTGAAACGGTAAGTCACGACGAGATAGAGCATAAATATGTTTAAATTTTTTATTGGCAAGTAACTGGTGTAAGAGTTCATCTCCAACTAAACCACTCGCGCCAGCAATGATTGCATTTAAATCGTGATTATCCATGGCTATTCCCATCGCATAGATTATAAATGATGACATTTATCTGTAATTAAACAGAATATATGTTTAATTTCGCTGAACTGCATCAAATATCAAGTAATTAGCATAATAAATTTTTAATCAGCACTACTTACATTGTTATCAGAAACAATCAATATTGCGTTTCTTCTACTCAATGAGTGATGATATGAAGATAAAGGATGAGTTCAGGTATAATGGCGGTAGAAACTTTTATTGGAAATTATCATGAATACATTAATGACACTCCCAACTGGCTGGGATGGCATGTCAGCTTCTTTTATTGAAGGCGCGTTATTTGCTGCAAATGCAAACCCGAAACCAATGGAACCTGAGATTTGGTTACCCGTGTTATTAACTGGTGCTGTCACTGAAGGTAATGATACAGCGCTATCAGATACCGATAAAGTTGCCGTATTAAATCACTTTGAAATGCAGTATCGCACAGTAAAAGCCGGTGAATACCAATTACCGGTAGAGCTTAAATGGCAAGAAAGTGGTGAAATAAATGAGGCACTTTCACAGTTTGCTCAAGGCTTTTTAGCTGTTTGGCATTACATTGAACCAAACTGGGAAGAGATGTCTATTTCAGATGGCACAATGCGAATGCTATCAGCATTACTGACAACGCTAATGTTATGTGTTGATGAAGCCGGTACTCTGGAACAAATGGAGCAAGCGGGCGTGACAGGAATGCCAGCACCAAGTGAGCTTTATTCGCAACTACCATTGATGCTAACTGAAGTGATGATGGCTGCTGATCAACTTCAAATTGGCGCAGGAGCACAAGCGATTAACCCTTATAAAAATATTGGTCGTAATGATCCTTGCCCATGTGATAGCGGTAAGAAATTCAAACAGTGCTGCGGTAAGTCACATTAATGCAAAAGCTTAAAACAATCGTTGTTGTTGCGGGAGTTATTGAGAAAGAAGGTAAGTACCTACTTGCTCAGCGATTAGATAATGCGAGCCAAGGTGGTTTATGGGAATTTCCTGGTGGTAAAGTTGAAGTGGGTGAATTACCAGAACATGCATTAGAGCGTGAGCTTATGGAAGAGTTAGCGATCACAACTAAAACACAACAATGGTTGGCGGATAGCGTATTTGACTACGGTGATAAAGTCATCGAGTTAAAAGGTTATTTAACTCGATGGTGTGAAGGGGATATTGTATTAAATACGCATCAAGCTATGGTGTGGGTGAGTTTAAACGAATTTAAACGCTATACATTATGTCCTGCTGATTACCCTATTCTAACTGCCTTAGAACAAATCGCATTAATGAAGTAAGTACTAACAAAAAAGCGAAGCCTAGTAATCTAGTCTTCGCTTTTTCTATCTTATTTATTCGTTGCTAACTTAAGCTGATTTCTTACCGAAGAATTGAGCGATAACCATGACTGCCCAAACAATAAGATTTCCAGCAAAAATAACAACCAACCATTGTGGCATCGTTAGTGTTAAGAAATGCCAAACAATTTTGGCACAATCACCGTATGCTTCAAACATCCAAGGAGCCCAATGGTTTATTGGCGCCCAACTTGGAAATCGGACGAATAAATCACAGGTTGCAAATGGTGATGGGTTTAACTGAAAACCCACATGTTGATAGGCCAATACAACACCGCGGTATGCACAATATCCCCAACCGGCTAAACCAATCCAACGGAAAATGGCATTTTGAGGGGCAATAAGACCAACAATAGCGGCAAAACCGATCCCCATCATCGCGACACGTTCATAAACACACATCACACATGGTGCAAGGTTCATTACATGTTGAAAGAATAGGGCACAACCTTCAAAGATAACAATAGAAAGAAGTAATAGCAGCCATGCTAAACGTGATTTTGAAAAGGTATTGAGGTATTGCATCATCGATACTCTACGTACTAATTAAGATAAAAGAAAACCCTGAACTATCAGGGTTTTCATATACGTTATGACACTAATCTAACATCAATATTCAATCATAGCTTTATAGATAAGTAAATCATCTGTCAATTTCGCTATTGTGAATTAGTGAGCAAGTGCCGGTATTGTTGCAGCGGCTGATGATGCATCAGTGATCCAGCCCATGGTATAGAACCAATCTGTCATTGGGACTAGCATTAGCTCAATGCCGGCTAAACCTACGGATGCAAGTACAATAGTGTAAGGTAACGCCATGTATACCATACGACCGTAAGAAAGACGGATTAGTGGGGCTATAGCCGAAGTTAAAGCAAACAAGAATGCCGCTTGACCATTTGGCGTTGCTACTGATGGTAAGTTAGTACCTGTATTGATTGCAACGGCTAACATATCAAACTGACTACGGTTAATAACACCGTTTGTTAGTGCAGTTTTTACTTCATTAATATATACAGTACCAACGAATACGTTGTCTGAAACCATAGATAGTAAGCCATTCGCAATGTAGAACATAGTAAGCTGTGAACTACCTTCAAGGCTTAATACCCAATGAATAATAGGCGCGAATAGTTGTTGATCAATGATTACCGCAACGATAGAGAAGAACACCGCAAGTAGTGCAGTAAAGGGTAGCGCTTCTTCAAATGCTTTACCTAGAGCGTGCTCTTCGGTGATACCAGTAAATGATGTTGCCAAAATAATAACGGTCAAACCGATTAAACCCACTGCAGCTAAGTGCATTGCAAGGCCGATAATTAACCATACTGCAATTGCTGCTTGAATAATTAATTTAGCGTAGTCAAGGTTAGTACGTGATTTACGTTCTTCATTATCAAAGTCGACTAAGATTTGGCGAACATTTTCAGGTAATTCTGCACCGTAGCCACAGATTTTAAATTTCTCAACCAGTGCACAGGTTAACAAGCCACAGAAAAAGACAGGGACAGTAACGGGCGCCATACGAATAATAAATTCACCAAAATCCCAACCAGCTTGATCGGCAATGATTAAGTTTTGTGGTTCACCTACCATTGTCATTACGCCACCTAACGCTGTACCCACACCAGCATGCATTAGCAAGCTACGTAGGAATGCACGGTAATTTTCCAAGTCATCGCGGCTTAGTTCTGGAACGTGATTATCATTGGTATGATCATGATTAGAATGAGGATCTTGCCCTGAAGCAACCTTATGATAAATGCTGTAGAAACCAACTGTTACACTGATAACAACCGCAATAACGGTTAGTGCATCAAGGAAAGCGGAAAGAAAAGCGGCCATCACACAAAATGCGAGAGAAAGTAAAATTTTAGAGCGGATGCCGATTAATATTTTAGTAAACATGAACAACAATAGCTGTTTCATGAAGTAGATACCCGCGACCATAAAGACCAGTAAGAGTAGCACTTCAATATTTGCAACAAGTTCATGTTTGACTTGATCTGCACTTGTCATTCCAATGGCAACAGCTTCTATTGCCAATAAACCACCAGGTTGTAATGGGTAACACTTTAATGCCATTGCAAGCGTGAAGATGAATTCGATTACTAACAACCAGCCAGCAACAAACGGATCAATAAGAAAAAAGACAATAGGGTTAATGATCAAAAAAGTAATGATTGCGATTTTGTACCAGTCAGGTGCCTTACCCAAAAAGTTTTTGATAAAGGCATTCCCTAGCGATATAGCCATGTGTTGGATCTCTTTATTATTAGCGCAAAATAGTATGGATCTGATGTCGGCTAAATGCCTTGATTGATCAATCAGCAGGGTAATCAGTCGCTTCTTGCAAAAGATTATTGGTCGAGATTGAGGTATCAAAGTTAAACAAGAGTATCGTTCTCGGATGTTTTAACTTTCTTAGGCAGCAGCTTCCATTCGCTCCCAGTTCATCTTTACATAACTCTACCGTTTAAGAGGGATTAGTCAATAAGTTAAACAAAAATGCAATTATTTCGTTACATTTTCATCTTGAAATGGGAGTTGAATATGTCAGTGTTATAAACCGCACAGTATACAGAAAATATGACAGGAATTGTTAGATGCATTCATAATCCCTCTTTTTTAGTGAGCGGTTTAACAATATCGTTGTATTTTTATACTTCTCTTTCATGTTCATGTCAGAGTTAGTAGCGAGGTTTCTTCTCAGAAGAAACTAGTGGTATGATGAGTACAATTATAAAGTGCATGAAGCGAACTGGATTTTACTTAGATGGTCATTAAGGCAGATAGCCCAGCGACATTTGCTGAGAAATATATTATTGAAAGCATTTGGAATAATCACTTTCCTCAGGGGTCGATTCTTCCTGCTGAGCGTGAACTTTCAGAGTTAATTGGAGTAACTCGAACAACATTACGTGAAGTATTGCAGCGTTTAGCGCGAGATGGATGGTTAACCATCCAACATGGTAAGCCAACGCGTGTTAATAACTACATGGATACTTCAGGTTTAAATATTCTCGATACCTTAGTGACATTAGATGGGCAGGATGTTCAACGTGTATTAACCGATCTTCTTGCTGCTCGAACTGATATTAGTAGCGTATTTATGCGTTACGCCGTAAAAGGTAACGCAGAAGAGTCGGGTATTTTAATTCAGCATGTCATTGATTCAGTTGAAAGGCTTCGTAAAGCATCAAGCTTTGCTGAGTTTATTGAAAACAGTGATGATCGTATTGATCTTATTCAAGAAGTTAAAAAAATCGTAGATAAATACGGCAAAGATGATCCACAGCTTTGTGAAGAAATTTGTTTAGCTCGTGCGTTCAACTATTATGATTATCGTCTATTCCAAGGCATGGCGGGTAAGTCTGGTAATACACTTTATGTTTTAACTATTAATGGCTTACGTAAAATTTATACGCGTGTTGGTGGTTATTACTTTATGAAGCCAGAAGCATGTGAATTAGCATTAAATTTCTACCGCGACATGAAATCATACTGTGATGAAAACAAGCCAGAATTAGTCGCTGATCGTATTCGTTTGTATGGACGTGAAAGTGGTGCTATCTGGTATAGCCACCGTGTTGAAATTTCAAAGTACATGTACGAAGAAGAGCAATAAGTTAAAATTACTGCACCCAATATTAGACCAAGTGTTAAGCACTTGGTTTTTTTATGTCTGTATATCTGCTGTTTAAATCAGCATCTTGATGTAAATAGGAATAGTTGAAGGTGAATAACTCGATTGTAAGTTGATTGTATAGTTAGCATAACTAATAATTAAGGATTAATTATGTTAATAAAATGGTCAGTATGACAAGCAGTGAAGTGTACCGAATTGGTTCCGTAACCTACGACAGTTCCACACGAACTCTTACTCATGACAATGGACAGACTGAGTATTTTACCCCCCGTGTGAGTGATGTATTTTTACTTTTACTGGC is part of the Photobacterium angustum genome and harbors:
- the nhaB gene encoding Na(+)/H(+) antiporter NhaB, giving the protein MAISLGNAFIKNFLGKAPDWYKIAIITFLIINPIVFFLIDPFVAGWLLVIEFIFTLAMALKCYPLQPGGLLAIEAVAIGMTSADQVKHELVANIEVLLLLVFMVAGIYFMKQLLLFMFTKILIGIRSKILLSLAFCVMAAFLSAFLDALTVIAVVISVTVGFYSIYHKVASGQDPHSNHDHTNDNHVPELSRDDLENYRAFLRSLLMHAGVGTALGGVMTMVGEPQNLIIADQAGWDFGEFIIRMAPVTVPVFFCGLLTCALVEKFKICGYGAELPENVRQILVDFDNEERKSRTNLDYAKLIIQAAIAVWLIIGLAMHLAAVGLIGLTVIILATSFTGITEEHALGKAFEEALPFTALLAVFFSIVAVIIDQQLFAPIIHWVLSLEGSSQLTMFYIANGLLSMVSDNVFVGTVYINEVKTALTNGVINRSQFDMLAVAINTGTNLPSVATPNGQAAFLFALTSAIAPLIRLSYGRMVYMALPYTIVLASVGLAGIELMLVPMTDWFYTMGWITDASSAAATIPALAH
- the fadR gene encoding fatty acid metabolism transcriptional regulator FadR: MVIKADSPATFAEKYIIESIWNNHFPQGSILPAERELSELIGVTRTTLREVLQRLARDGWLTIQHGKPTRVNNYMDTSGLNILDTLVTLDGQDVQRVLTDLLAARTDISSVFMRYAVKGNAEESGILIQHVIDSVERLRKASSFAEFIENSDDRIDLIQEVKKIVDKYGKDDPQLCEEICLARAFNYYDYRLFQGMAGKSGNTLYVLTINGLRKIYTRVGGYYFMKPEACELALNFYRDMKSYCDENKPELVADRIRLYGRESGAIWYSHRVEISKYMYEEEQ
- the dsbB gene encoding disulfide bond formation protein DsbB — protein: MQYLNTFSKSRLAWLLLLLSIVIFEGCALFFQHVMNLAPCVMCVYERVAMMGIGFAAIVGLIAPQNAIFRWIGLAGWGYCAYRGVVLAYQHVGFQLNPSPFATCDLFVRFPSWAPINHWAPWMFEAYGDCAKIVWHFLTLTMPQWLVVIFAGNLIVWAVMVIAQFFGKKSA
- a CDS encoding SEC-C metal-binding domain-containing protein produces the protein MNTLMTLPTGWDGMSASFIEGALFAANANPKPMEPEIWLPVLLTGAVTEGNDTALSDTDKVAVLNHFEMQYRTVKAGEYQLPVELKWQESGEINEALSQFAQGFLAVWHYIEPNWEEMSISDGTMRMLSALLTTLMLCVDEAGTLEQMEQAGVTGMPAPSELYSQLPLMLTEVMMAADQLQIGAGAQAINPYKNIGRNDPCPCDSGKKFKQCCGKSH
- a CDS encoding (deoxy)nucleoside triphosphate pyrophosphohydrolase — translated: MQKLKTIVVVAGVIEKEGKYLLAQRLDNASQGGLWEFPGGKVEVGELPEHALERELMEELAITTKTQQWLADSVFDYGDKVIELKGYLTRWCEGDIVLNTHQAMVWVSLNEFKRYTLCPADYPILTALEQIALMK